In one window of Frigoriglobus tundricola DNA:
- a CDS encoding GNAT family N-acetyltransferase, whose amino-acid sequence MNAPVRLRYVATPVQDTAESGRLILRDGSTAHVRPAEPDDRAELTRFFAALAAEAPSQRFRSIAVPGPELIARLATQGDPGTALTLVVLRVSAGDARIVAVGSYFARTAHAAEVSLAVAAAFRGKGVGTLLLERLALVAVRNGFGRFRALTAAENTPMLELLRASGFEVHERPDGGDIEISLNVTASEGSVARLDTRDRVATVASLLPLFRPNAVAVVGASRDPAAIGARVLDAIVSGGFRGPVYPVNPNATEIAGLTAYRSVREIPAPVDLAVLAVPAAAVPRVVDDCAARGCGR is encoded by the coding sequence ATGAACGCGCCCGTGCGCCTGCGCTACGTTGCCACTCCCGTACAAGACACGGCCGAGTCGGGGCGCCTCATCCTCCGCGACGGGTCCACCGCTCACGTCCGCCCCGCGGAACCGGACGACCGGGCAGAACTCACGCGCTTCTTCGCCGCCCTGGCCGCGGAGGCCCCGAGCCAGCGGTTCCGCTCGATCGCCGTGCCCGGTCCGGAACTGATCGCCCGGCTCGCGACACAAGGCGATCCCGGGACCGCGCTGACGCTGGTCGTCCTCCGGGTGTCCGCGGGCGACGCGCGGATCGTCGCGGTCGGCTCCTACTTCGCACGCACCGCGCACGCGGCCGAAGTGTCACTCGCGGTCGCCGCCGCGTTCCGCGGCAAGGGGGTCGGCACGCTGCTCCTGGAGCGCCTGGCGCTCGTGGCGGTGCGGAACGGCTTCGGGCGCTTCCGGGCGCTCACGGCCGCGGAGAACACCCCGATGCTGGAGCTCCTCCGCGCGTCCGGGTTCGAGGTGCACGAGCGCCCGGACGGGGGCGACATCGAGATCAGCCTGAACGTGACCGCGTCCGAAGGGAGCGTGGCGCGTCTGGACACCCGCGACCGCGTGGCGACCGTCGCCTCGCTGCTCCCGCTGTTCCGCCCGAACGCGGTCGCGGTGGTCGGCGCCTCGCGCGACCCGGCCGCGATCGGCGCCCGCGTCCTCGACGCGATCGTGAGCGGCGGGTTCCGCGGTCCCGTCTACCCGGTAAACCCGAACGCGACCGAAATCGCCGGGCTCACAGCGTACCGGTCCGTGCGCGAGATCCCGGCGCCGGTCGACCTGGCCGTACTGGCGGTCCCGGCCGCCGCGGTGCCGCGCGTGGTGGACGACTGTGCCGCGCGGGGGTGCGGGCGGTGA
- a CDS encoding acetate--CoA ligase family protein produces MTVISAGFADAGPAGAAGQRALVEKVRAHGMRMVGPNCLGVLNADLAVRLNASFSPVFPPPGRIAMSSQSGAVGLAALSAARRYGLGFSTFVSVGNKADVSGNDLLQYWEEDPATDVILLYLESFGNPRRFARVARRVGRRKPVVVLHSGLTRTGARAAGSHTAALATNATAVEAAVPPDRRDPGRLAGRNVRPGPRPGVPTAPARPPGGHRHQRRRAGHPVRGRVRGGRPDRARRPAPDLHAKLLAQLPGAASINNPIDLMAGAGADAYRTAVETLLTSGEVEAVIAIFTPVGLADAGAVARAVTDGVAAARAAGAKNRPVLACVLGEDGRSHLEGAGERVPCYPFPEIPARVLGKAAEYCAWRTRPPERFPEFENLDAARAKQVCRRVAAERGEGWLSAEEVQTVLDAIGLPLVPFEFARTADEAVAAAARLRFPVAVKLASRHFVHKTEVAGVQLGLTNADAVRRAVDEIRHRVERENRPGALDGVTVHPMVSGGVEVLIGVTQDPLFGPLVAVGLGGIHVEVTGDVCFRVAPLSTRDAAEMVRGIRGYRLLEGYRGHAPADVEAIEEVLLRVSRLAEEVPEIREIDLNPVFAFPPGQGCRVADARIRVRPVK; encoded by the coding sequence GTGACGGTGATTTCGGCCGGGTTCGCCGACGCCGGCCCGGCGGGCGCCGCGGGCCAGCGCGCGCTCGTCGAGAAGGTGCGGGCCCACGGCATGCGGATGGTCGGCCCGAACTGTTTGGGCGTCCTCAACGCCGATCTGGCCGTGCGGCTCAACGCCTCGTTCTCGCCGGTGTTCCCGCCGCCGGGCCGGATCGCGATGTCGTCCCAGAGCGGCGCCGTCGGCCTCGCCGCCCTCAGCGCCGCCCGGCGGTACGGGCTCGGGTTCTCGACGTTCGTGAGCGTCGGGAACAAGGCCGACGTGTCGGGCAACGACCTGCTCCAGTACTGGGAAGAGGATCCGGCGACCGACGTGATCCTGCTCTACCTCGAGTCGTTCGGGAACCCGCGCCGGTTCGCCCGGGTCGCGCGCCGCGTCGGGCGCCGCAAGCCGGTCGTGGTGCTGCACAGCGGACTGACGCGGACCGGCGCGCGGGCCGCCGGGTCGCACACCGCGGCGCTCGCGACCAACGCCACCGCCGTCGAAGCTGCTGTTCCGCCAGACCGGCGTGATCCGGGCCGGCTCGCTGGAAGAAATGTTCGACCTGGCCCTCGCCCTGGAGTGCCAACCGCTCCCGCGCGGCCGCCGGGTGGGCATCGTCACCAACGCCGGCGGGCCGGGCATCCTGTGCGCGGACGCGTGCGAGGCGGGCGGCCTGACCGTGCCCGCCGGCCGGCCCCCGACCTGCACGCGAAACTGCTGGCCCAGCTCCCCGGGGCGGCGTCCATCAACAACCCCATCGACCTGATGGCCGGGGCCGGCGCCGACGCGTACCGGACCGCGGTCGAAACGCTGCTGACCTCCGGCGAGGTGGAAGCGGTGATCGCGATCTTCACGCCGGTCGGCCTGGCCGACGCCGGCGCCGTGGCGCGGGCCGTCACCGACGGGGTCGCCGCGGCCCGGGCCGCGGGCGCGAAGAACAGACCCGTACTCGCGTGCGTCCTGGGCGAGGACGGCCGGTCGCACCTGGAAGGAGCGGGCGAGCGCGTCCCGTGCTACCCGTTCCCGGAGATCCCGGCCCGGGTACTGGGAAAGGCCGCCGAGTACTGCGCGTGGCGGACCCGCCCGCCGGAGCGGTTTCCCGAGTTCGAGAACCTCGACGCGGCGCGGGCCAAACAGGTCTGTCGCCGGGTCGCGGCGGAGCGCGGCGAGGGCTGGCTCTCGGCCGAAGAGGTGCAGACCGTTCTGGACGCCATCGGCCTGCCCCTGGTGCCCTTCGAGTTCGCCCGGACGGCCGACGAGGCGGTGGCCGCCGCCGCGCGGCTGCGGTTCCCGGTCGCGGTCAAGCTCGCGTCGCGCCACTTCGTCCACAAGACCGAGGTCGCCGGGGTGCAGCTCGGGCTGACGAACGCCGACGCCGTCCGCCGCGCCGTGGACGAAATTCGTCACCGCGTCGAGCGGGAGAACCGCCCCGGCGCCCTGGACGGCGTGACCGTTCACCCGATGGTGTCGGGCGGCGTCGAGGTGCTGATCGGCGTGACGCAGGACCCGCTGTTCGGTCCGCTCGTCGCCGTCGGGCTGGGCGGGATTCACGTCGAGGTCACGGGCGACGTGTGCTTCCGGGTGGCGCCACTCAGCACGCGGGACGCGGCCGAGATGGTGCGGGGCATCCGGGGCTACCGGCTGCTCGAAGGCTACCGCGGACACGCGCCCGCGGACGTCGAGGCGATCGAGGAGGTCCTCTTGCGCGTCTCGCGCCTGGCAGAAGAAGTGCCCGAGATCCGGGAGATCGACCTGAACCCGGTGTTCGCGTTCCCGCCGGGACAGGGCTGTCGGGTTGCCGATGCCCGCATCCGGGTTCGACCGGTCAAGTGA
- a CDS encoding TraR/DksA family transcriptional regulator produces MSTTAIDLWGYRQRLLTLAERLSHGVSQLTSEATRPTGAEGTAAEAPAHDPTATSTAADEEVALSVLVSEGQILAEVRAAIARFEAGTFGRCEKCGRAVSRTRLDAVPYARHCIRCARADESNGTN; encoded by the coding sequence GTGAGTACGACCGCGATCGACCTCTGGGGCTACCGCCAGCGCCTCTTGACGCTCGCCGAGCGCCTCTCCCACGGGGTCTCCCAATTGACCTCCGAAGCGACCCGGCCGACGGGCGCCGAGGGGACCGCGGCGGAAGCCCCGGCCCACGACCCGACGGCGACGAGTACCGCGGCCGACGAAGAAGTCGCGCTCTCCGTGCTGGTCTCGGAGGGGCAGATTCTCGCCGAGGTGCGCGCCGCCATCGCACGGTTCGAGGCGGGCACGTTCGGCCGGTGCGAGAAGTGCGGTCGGGCCGTCTCTCGGACCCGCCTCGACGCCGTGCCGTATGCCCGCCACTGCATCCGCTGTGCGCGGGCGGACGAGAGCAACGGCACCAATTGA
- the tnpC gene encoding IS66 family transposase translates to MAEPACPGCRDLLQRVAELEAQVAELTRRLDEAVRAGKRQAAPFRKGPPKPDPKTPGRKSGDAHGKHGRRPPPPHDQVAECHEAHLPDSCPHCRGRLVETGTAEQFQTEIPRTPLLRKFRVHIGHCESCGKRTQGRHPLQTSDALGAAASQIGPDAQAAAAVLHTQMGLSHGKVASVFRTLFGITLTRGASAQIDLRTASRLEPDYQLILDEVRSSEQIAADETGWRIGGHPAWLHAWVGDRATAYGIDSQRSAAVLERVIGADWSGILSHDGFASYDRFEAAIHQQCLAHVLRRARELLERATRGAVRFPRQVIALLTEAIHWRNGYVPGTWTDDQLDAHRGQFDDRLLELVTRPRAVPEYATLARHLWNHFEQWFAFVFDPRIEPTNWKAEQAIRPAVVNRKVWGGNRTVTGARAQGVLMSVFETCRRQTLSVVDHVSRTLRWFGNRLLPRPLLLG, encoded by the coding sequence ATGGCCGAACCCGCGTGTCCTGGCTGTCGGGATCTCCTCCAGCGTGTCGCCGAACTCGAAGCCCAGGTCGCCGAGTTGACCCGGCGGCTCGACGAGGCAGTGCGCGCCGGCAAGCGACAGGCCGCCCCGTTCCGCAAGGGTCCGCCCAAGCCCGACCCGAAGACACCCGGTCGCAAGTCGGGCGACGCCCACGGCAAGCACGGGCGCCGCCCGCCCCCGCCTCACGATCAGGTTGCGGAGTGCCACGAGGCGCACCTCCCCGACTCCTGTCCGCACTGCCGGGGCCGGCTGGTCGAGACCGGCACGGCGGAGCAGTTCCAGACCGAGATCCCACGCACCCCGCTGCTCCGCAAGTTCCGCGTCCACATCGGTCACTGCGAGTCGTGCGGGAAGCGGACCCAGGGCCGGCATCCGCTCCAGACGTCCGACGCCCTTGGCGCGGCTGCCAGCCAGATCGGCCCTGACGCCCAGGCCGCGGCCGCGGTCCTGCACACCCAGATGGGCCTGTCGCACGGCAAGGTCGCGTCGGTGTTCCGGACCCTGTTCGGCATCACCCTGACCCGCGGGGCCAGCGCCCAGATCGACCTCCGCACAGCGTCGCGACTGGAACCCGACTACCAACTGATCCTCGACGAGGTGCGGTCGTCCGAGCAGATCGCGGCCGACGAGACGGGGTGGCGGATCGGAGGGCATCCCGCCTGGCTCCATGCGTGGGTCGGTGACCGGGCCACCGCCTACGGTATCGACTCCCAACGCAGTGCCGCCGTCCTGGAGCGGGTGATCGGGGCGGACTGGTCCGGCATCCTGAGCCACGACGGGTTCGCCTCGTACGACCGGTTCGAGGCGGCGATCCACCAGCAGTGCCTGGCCCACGTGCTCCGCCGCGCGCGGGAGTTGCTGGAGCGCGCCACCCGCGGGGCCGTGCGGTTCCCACGGCAGGTGATTGCGCTGCTCACCGAGGCGATCCACTGGCGGAACGGGTATGTGCCGGGGACGTGGACCGACGACCAACTCGACGCGCACCGGGGGCAGTTCGACGACCGCCTGCTGGAGTTGGTGACGCGACCGCGGGCGGTGCCGGAGTACGCGACCCTGGCGAGGCACCTGTGGAACCACTTCGAGCAGTGGTTCGCGTTCGTGTTCGACCCGCGGATCGAGCCGACGAACTGGAAGGCCGAGCAGGCGATCCGCCCGGCGGTGGTAAATCGGAAGGTGTGGGGCGGCAACCGGACCGTCACGGGCGCGCGAGCGCAGGGCGTGTTGATGTCCGTGTTCGAGACGTGCCGCCGCCAGACGCTCTCGGTCGTGGATCACGTCAGCCGGACGTTGCGCTGGTTCGGTAACCGGCTCCTGCCGCGCCCGCTGCTGTTAGGGTGA
- a CDS encoding DUF1559 family PulG-like putative transporter, with the protein MRRGFTVLELLVALGLVAVLLALLLPAVQKVREMALVAQSQNNVRQIGLALHLAADAHEGCLPGQLDSIDAFGEATQIELLLYLDAEAKYRKFDLDSGANHYLLPVKVYVSPLDPSRTSSPDPFLFNYVGEGSDPATWSVSSYAINMTIFGKYPALNRITDGLSQTVWLTEHYAWNCGVLD; encoded by the coding sequence ATGCGGCGGGGGTTTACGGTGCTCGAGCTGCTAGTAGCGTTGGGCCTCGTCGCCGTTCTGCTGGCTCTATTGTTGCCCGCGGTGCAGAAGGTGCGGGAGATGGCGCTGGTGGCACAGAGCCAGAACAATGTGCGGCAGATCGGTCTGGCGCTCCACCTCGCGGCCGATGCCCACGAGGGCTGCCTCCCCGGCCAACTAGACAGCATTGATGCCTTTGGTGAAGCGACACAAATTGAACTCTTGTTATACTTAGATGCCGAAGCGAAATACAGGAAATTTGACCTCGACTCAGGCGCGAATCATTATCTTCTCCCGGTGAAGGTGTACGTTTCCCCACTCGATCCCAGCCGCACGTCGTCGCCCGATCCGTTCCTATTCAACTACGTCGGCGAAGGCTCCGACCCGGCTACGTGGTCCGTGTCAAGTTACGCCATCAACATGACAATTTTCGGTAAGTACCCGGCCTTGAACCGGATCACGGACGGCCTCTCGCAGACCGTCTGGCTGACCGAACACTACGCATGGAATTGTGGCGTACTTGATTAG
- a CDS encoding winged helix-turn-helix domain-containing protein, which yields MRPKGTAAELEARRRLAVQRVADGWSRAEVAAFLGVHRETVAEWVRAHKADGDPALAAKPHPGRPPFLTPEQEKQVLGWLAEAPTKHGFRTDLWTAKRVAQLILQKLEVKFHPHYLREWLTKRNYTPQKPARRAKQRNPEAIAGWLQKDWPRIKKKSGARTPTSS from the coding sequence ATGAGACCTAAAGGTACTGCGGCTGAGTTGGAAGCCCGTCGTCGCTTGGCCGTGCAGCGGGTGGCGGACGGGTGGTCCCGTGCCGAGGTGGCCGCGTTCCTCGGCGTCCACCGGGAAACGGTGGCCGAGTGGGTGCGGGCCCACAAGGCCGATGGGGACCCGGCTCTGGCGGCCAAACCACACCCGGGCCGCCCCCCGTTCCTGACCCCCGAGCAGGAAAAGCAGGTGCTCGGGTGGCTGGCCGAGGCGCCTACGAAGCACGGGTTCCGGACCGACCTGTGGACGGCCAAGCGGGTGGCCCAACTGATCCTCCAGAAGTTGGAGGTGAAATTCCACCCGCACTACCTGCGGGAATGGTTGACGAAGCGCAACTACACGCCCCAGAAGCCGGCCCGGCGGGCCAAGCAGCGGAACCCCGAAGCCATCGCGGGGTGGCTCCAGAAGGACTGGCCGCGGATCAAAAAAAAGTCCGGCGCCAGAACGCCCACCTCGTCTTGA
- a CDS encoding transposase has product MIDETGVFLNPLVRRSWAVRGQTPVIGGDGGHRKKVSVIGALSMSPKARRLGLYFATRPDGFFTADAVVPFLRDLLTHLRGKVVVLWDGGSNHQGPLIRAFLQRNRRLALERLPAYAPDLNPVEVVWSWLKYGQLANYVPDGIKELDNEILDRLIELRCDPNLLRNLWDGSDLPFPHLRTG; this is encoded by the coding sequence TTGATCGACGAAACCGGTGTGTTCCTCAACCCGCTGGTCCGCCGGTCCTGGGCGGTGCGGGGCCAGACCCCGGTGATCGGCGGGGACGGGGGGCACCGGAAGAAGGTGTCGGTCATCGGGGCGCTGAGCATGTCCCCGAAGGCCCGGCGCCTGGGGCTGTACTTCGCCACCCGCCCGGACGGGTTCTTTACGGCTGACGCCGTGGTTCCGTTCCTCCGCGACCTGTTGACGCACCTGCGGGGGAAGGTGGTGGTCCTGTGGGACGGTGGATCCAACCACCAAGGGCCGCTGATCCGGGCGTTCCTGCAACGGAACCGGCGCCTCGCCCTGGAGCGGTTGCCCGCGTACGCCCCGGACCTGAACCCAGTCGAGGTGGTCTGGTCGTGGCTCAAGTACGGGCAACTGGCCAACTATGTGCCCGACGGGATCAAGGAGTTGGATAACGAGATCCTGGACCGCCTCATCGAGTTGAGGTGCGACCCGAACCTCCTTCGGAACCTGTGGGACGGGTCGGATTTGCCCTTCCCACATCTGAGGACGGGTTAA
- the tnpC gene encoding IS66 family transposase, whose amino-acid sequence MTPVPQPPELPSDLPPQVVAYIRILEATIAELTAQVTGLTTRVAELEARLNQNSTNSSKPPSSDAPHVKPAPPKPPSGKRRGGQPGHPKAERTLLPPDEIRALKPSTCRDCAHPLTGDDPQPAVHQVHEIPVITPHVTEYRCHRLRCPHCGTTTAATVPAEAATGYGPRAQAVAAVLTGSCRLGKRGTSQLFADLFGLPLSPAMVCKLQHRTAEALKPVAEDALIYTRGQPANVDETGWTQGRKRAWLWVAVTTFVVAFLIRKTRGRSAFDDLRAGSTAVHTTDRYPVYTHLSKHTRQLCWAHLRRDFQAMIDRGGSGTAIGAALLASSDALFEHWYRVRDGTLARSTFRSNYVPELRHQIGEHLRTGAACGCAKTAATCGDLLAVEASLWTFARVVGVEPTNNAAEREVRHAVCWRKTSFGTDSERGSRFVERILTVLASCRRQNRNVLAFLTDAIRAHRNGEPAPTLLPA is encoded by the coding sequence ATGACGCCTGTCCCTCAACCGCCGGAACTCCCGAGCGACCTGCCCCCACAGGTCGTGGCGTATATCCGCATTCTTGAGGCCACGATTGCCGAACTCACCGCCCAGGTCACCGGGCTCACCACCCGCGTCGCGGAACTCGAGGCCCGTCTCAACCAGAACTCCACCAACTCGTCCAAGCCCCCTTCGTCCGACGCCCCGCACGTGAAACCGGCCCCGCCCAAGCCGCCCTCGGGCAAGAGACGAGGCGGGCAACCGGGGCACCCCAAAGCCGAACGCACCCTGCTGCCGCCCGATGAGATCCGGGCACTTAAGCCGTCCACGTGCCGGGACTGTGCGCACCCGTTGACCGGGGACGACCCACAACCGGCCGTTCATCAGGTCCACGAGATCCCCGTCATCACGCCTCACGTCACCGAGTATCGGTGCCACCGGCTCCGGTGCCCGCACTGCGGCACGACGACCGCGGCGACGGTGCCGGCCGAGGCGGCGACCGGATACGGACCCCGGGCTCAGGCGGTGGCCGCGGTGCTCACCGGCTCGTGCCGCCTGGGCAAGCGCGGCACGAGCCAATTGTTCGCCGACCTGTTCGGCCTGCCCCTGAGCCCGGCGATGGTGTGCAAGCTCCAGCACCGAACCGCGGAGGCGTTGAAGCCGGTGGCCGAGGACGCCCTGATCTACACCCGCGGACAACCGGCCAACGTGGACGAGACCGGCTGGACCCAAGGCCGCAAGCGGGCCTGGTTGTGGGTGGCCGTGACCACGTTCGTGGTGGCCTTCCTGATCCGAAAGACCCGGGGCCGAAGCGCCTTCGATGATCTGCGAGCGGGCTCGACGGCCGTCCACACGACCGACCGGTATCCGGTGTACACGCACCTTTCCAAGCACACGCGCCAGCTGTGCTGGGCGCACCTGCGTCGCGATTTCCAGGCGATGATCGACCGCGGCGGTTCCGGGACGGCGATCGGTGCGGCTCTGTTGGCGAGTTCGGACGCCTTGTTCGAGCATTGGTATCGGGTCCGGGACGGAACCCTCGCGCGGTCCACATTCCGATCGAACTACGTCCCCGAATTGCGTCACCAGATCGGCGAGCACCTGCGGACCGGGGCTGCGTGCGGCTGCGCCAAGACCGCCGCCACCTGCGGCGACCTGTTGGCCGTCGAGGCGTCGTTGTGGACGTTCGCGCGGGTCGTCGGTGTGGAACCGACCAACAACGCGGCCGAGCGCGAGGTGCGCCACGCGGTGTGCTGGCGCAAAACCAGCTTCGGGACCGACAGCGAACGCGGGAGCCGATTCGTGGAACGCATCTTGACGGTCCTCGCCTCGTGCCGCCGGCAGAACCGCAACGTATTGGCATTCCTCACCGACGCCATCCGCGCACACCGCAATGGCGAGCCGGCACCGACACTGCTCCCGGCCTAA